The following is a genomic window from Pseudothermotoga thermarum DSM 5069.
TTGCAGACAAGCCTGCTTTCGATAAACTTACGCAAGAAGTTTTCCTAAGGATACCAAAACTTGCGGGCTATCAATTTTGGATGAGACAAGGTACAATGGCAACTTTGGAATGGGCTAACAAAAATAAAGCTTTGCCTGTTCGCAATTTCCTCCAAACGAAGTTTGAATACTCAAGAACTGTCGATGGATATGCGATGGAGGCAATGAAAGTTAAAAAACGCGGTTGTCCAAACTGCAACATGATTTGTGGCAACATCGTTCTAGACAAAGAAGGAAAAGAAAGCGAACTCGACTATGAAAATGTCGCAATGTTGGGTCCGAATATTGGTATACCATTCTTGAATCAAGTGGCTGTTGTCAATAGATTGGCGGATCAGTATGGCATGGATACAATTTCGCTTGGAGCAGTTTTGGCTTTCGCTATGGAGGCTGCTGAAAAGGGATACATAAAGGATGCTCCAAAATTCGGCGACTACGAAAAAACAATTGACTTGGTCACGAGGATAGCCTACAGGAAAGATGAATTGGCAGATATTCTTGCCGACGGTGTGAAAATAGCTTCTGAAAAGTTGAATTTGCAGGATTTGGCGATGCACGTAAAAGGTCTTGAAGTTTCCGCTTACAATTGTTACATTTACCCAGCCATGGCCCTTGCGTACGCCACTTGTTGTATTGGAGCTCATCACAAGGATGCTTGGGTGATAGCTTGGGAGATTGGTACATCACCATTGGAGGAATCTTCTGAAAGTAAGTATGAGATAAGTTACTCTCCACAAAAAGCTTTGAAGGTCGTCGAACTTCAGAGAATACGTGGTGGGCTTTTTGAAATGCTAACTGCCTGCAGACTTCCTTGGGTGGAATTGGGGCTTGAGCTAGATTGGTATGTGAAAATACTCAATGCCATAACTGGTTGGAATTATTCGATGGAGGATATTTACAACGCAGCAGACAGGGTATATTCTTTGATCAGATGCTACTGGGTCAGAGAATACAAAGGAAACTGGGACAGGAAGATGGATTATCCGCCGGAAAGATGGTTCACGTTGGATGTTGAGGGTAAAAAGTTGGATAAAGCAGAATACGACAAATTGCTTGGTGAGTATTACAAAATAAGAGGTTGGAATGAACGTGGCATTCCAACGAAACAAACCCTTCAAATGCAAAAGTTGGATTTCGTAATACCTGAAATCGAAAAATATCTTTGAGTTTTCGAGGAAGTAACATGAGCTTAACTCAGCGTAGAAAAGAGTATTGTATCTTTTTCTCTGCCGATTGGTTATAGGGTTATTGACATTCGCTTCTTGGTAGCGTATAATTTTTGAGGCTGTGGGCCAGCGTAGCTCAATCGGCAGAGCGGCTGACTTGTAATCAGCAGGTTGGGGGTTCGAGTCCCTTCGCTGGCTCCAGCATAATTAAAGTGGTGAGGTGCCCGAGCGGCCAAAGGGGGCGGACTGTAAATCCGCTGGCGGAACGCCTACGGAGGTTCAAATCCTCCCCTCACCACCAGAAGAGAGGTGTAAACTGTGAAAATCAAAGTTGCTTTGAAATGCTCTGAATGCGGCAGAAGGAATTACTACAAAGACAAAAACAAAAACTCGAAAGTGAAGTTAAGCCTTAGGAAATATTGCCCGTTTTGCAACAAACATACTGTTCATAACGAAGTGAAATAACGCGCAGGGCCGTAGCTCAATTGGTAGAGCACCGGTCTCCAAAATCGGGGGTTGCGGGTTCGAGTCCTGCCGGCCCTGCCAATTTGTTTAAAATCGCGGAGGGAATAAACAATGGAGAAGATCAAGAAATTTTTCCGAGAAGTATTCGCTGAAGCGAAAAAAACAAAATGGCCCACCAGGAAGGAGCTCGTTACTTCCACGTCGGTTGTTTTAGTTATCCTCCTTGTAATGGGAGTTTATTTTTTTGTACTTGATTTGCTGCTATCAGGAGCGATAAGAGCTCTTTTAACTGCACTTGGCATAAGGTGATAGCCGTGAGAAAAAAGTGGTACGTGCTTTGGACAATGGCAGGTTTAGAACAAGCGGCAAAGGAACATCTCGAAGCTAAAATAAAGTCTGCGAAAGCAGAAAGATTGTTTGGTAGGATCGTGATCCCAGAGGAAGTTATAATTGATGCCACGTCAAAATCGCTTAAGCGAATCACTGTTTCGCCAAACGCCAAACTTTATGTGAAAAATGGTTCTGACGTTAACAAAGGAGACTTACTTGCTGAAGAACCGCCAATTCATGCCAGACACAGTGGAACCATAGTTTCCGTGAGAAACTATCGAAAAGTCACAATTGAAACGATAGACAAAAAGTATTCGAAGACTTATTATCTTCCGGAAGGTTCAAAACTCGAAAGCGGAATAAAAGTTGGCGCTAGAATACGTCAAGGCATGCCCTTAACCAAGGATTTAGAAGTTATTTCTGAGATAGATGGAAAAATTGTTGAAAATGAACGAGTAAAAAGGGTTGAAATTCAGCAGGAAAACGGTGAAATAGATGTTTATCACATCCCAATTCAAGTTTTTGATAGCGAAAAGGTTTATAAAGGAAAACACGTTAGAAATGGTGAGCTTCTTGCTGAGGGTAGGAAAATTTACGCTCCATCAAGCGGAAGAGTTGAAATAGCAGACCTTGGTACCAGAAAAGAAATAAGGATTGCAAAAACTCAACGAAGAAGGCTTTTTCCAGGTTATATATTTGTTGAAATGATAATGAACGACGAAACTTGGCAATTTGCCAGATCTGTACCTAACATCATCGACTTTGTTTCATCGGGTGGACAGCCTTTGGAACTCAAACCTAAGGAAGTTAGAGCTATTTTAAGATTAGCAGGTTTGGAATCCTATGAAGAACGTGCTAAACCTTCCAAGGTCGAAATCGATTTCCAAGTTGGAGATGTGGTGAAAATAATTTCTGGTCCATTCGAAGATTTTGCTGGTGTTGTTAGAGAAGTTGATCCCGAGAAACAAGAGCTGAAAGTTGCTGTTACCATATTTGGAAGAGAAACACCGGTTGTTGTCAAAACATCTGAAGTTGAGAAAATAACGTAAGTGGGAGGGGCTTTCCCATACCACACAAGGAGGTTAGTTCAAGATGGCGAAGAAAGTGGTAGCTGAGGTTAGGTTACAGCTTCCAGCTGGTAAAGCTACACCAGCACCACCAGTTGGACCAGCTTTAGGTCAGCGTGGAGTAAACATAATGGAATTTTGCAAAAGATTCAACGCAGAAACAGCTGACAAAGCCGGAATGATCTTGCCTGTCATAGTCACAGTCTATGAAGATCGTTCATTCACGTTTGTTGTAAAAACCCCGCCGGCATCATTTTTGCTGAAGAAAGCTGCGGGTATTGAAAAGGGGTCTGGTGAAACGAAGAGAAAAACCGTTGGTAAGGTTACCAGAAAGCAAATAGAAGAAATAGCAAAAATAAAGATGCCTGATTTAACGGCAAATGATTTGGAAGCAGCAATGAGGATAATTGAAGGTACTGCAAAAAGTATGGGCATAGAAATCGTAGACTAAGGATTTCAGCTTCTGAGAGGAGGAGGCACAATGCCGAAACACTCCAAAAGGTACGAGGAGATCAGGAAAAAAGTTGATAGAAACAAATACTATAAACTGGATGAGGCCATAAAGCTCGTGAAGGAAACTGCGACTGCAAAATTTGATGAAACAATAGAGCTTCATTTAGTTACAAACATTGATCCAAAGAAAACAGAACAACAGGTTCGTGGTACCATAGTGTTACCGCACGGTACGGGTAAACCAGTTAGAGTTTTGGTCTTTGCAAAGGGTGAAAAAGCAGAGGAAGCAAAAAGAGCTGGTGCTGATTATGTTGGCGGCGAAGAACTTGTTGAAAAAATTGCCAACGAAAACTTCACAGATTTTGATGTGGCAATTGCCACACCCGATATGATGAAGGTGATCGGTAAACTTGGAAAAATTCTGGGTCCGAAGGGTTTGATGCCGTCACCAAAATCTGGAACGGTAACGAACGATATAGAGGCAACCGTTAAAGAGTTCAAGGCTGGTAGGATAGAAATCAGGAATGATAAAACTGGATGTATTCATCT
Proteins encoded in this region:
- the nusG gene encoding transcription termination/antitermination protein NusG gives rise to the protein MRKKWYVLWTMAGLEQAAKEHLEAKIKSAKAERLFGRIVIPEEVIIDATSKSLKRITVSPNAKLYVKNGSDVNKGDLLAEEPPIHARHSGTIVSVRNYRKVTIETIDKKYSKTYYLPEGSKLESGIKVGARIRQGMPLTKDLEVISEIDGKIVENERVKRVEIQQENGEIDVYHIPIQVFDSEKVYKGKHVRNGELLAEGRKIYAPSSGRVEIADLGTRKEIRIAKTQRRRLFPGYIFVEMIMNDETWQFARSVPNIIDFVSSGGQPLELKPKEVRAILRLAGLESYEERAKPSKVEIDFQVGDVVKIISGPFEDFAGVVREVDPEKQELKVAVTIFGRETPVVVKTSEVEKIT
- the rpmG gene encoding 50S ribosomal protein L33 — protein: MKIKVALKCSECGRRNYYKDKNKNSKVKLSLRKYCPFCNKHTVHNEVK
- the secE gene encoding preprotein translocase subunit SecE, yielding MEKIKKFFREVFAEAKKTKWPTRKELVTSTSVVLVILLVMGVYFFVLDLLLSGAIRALLTALGIR
- a CDS encoding aldehyde ferredoxin oxidoreductase family protein translates to MILRVNLNNRKVTVEPVAEDVLKLFIGGRGLAAKILWDEVKDVDPLSAENKLVIAAGPFNGLRTPSGGKLVLAAKSPLTGGYGDGNIGTLASVHLRKAGYMALIIEGASEKPVYLYIEDDNVSILSAEGLWGLDTFETERRLKQIYGENVGVLSIGPAGENLVRFAVVISQEGRAGGRPGIGAVMGSKKLKAIVIKGTKEVPVADKPAFDKLTQEVFLRIPKLAGYQFWMRQGTMATLEWANKNKALPVRNFLQTKFEYSRTVDGYAMEAMKVKKRGCPNCNMICGNIVLDKEGKESELDYENVAMLGPNIGIPFLNQVAVVNRLADQYGMDTISLGAVLAFAMEAAEKGYIKDAPKFGDYEKTIDLVTRIAYRKDELADILADGVKIASEKLNLQDLAMHVKGLEVSAYNCYIYPAMALAYATCCIGAHHKDAWVIAWEIGTSPLEESSESKYEISYSPQKALKVVELQRIRGGLFEMLTACRLPWVELGLELDWYVKILNAITGWNYSMEDIYNAADRVYSLIRCYWVREYKGNWDRKMDYPPERWFTLDVEGKKLDKAEYDKLLGEYYKIRGWNERGIPTKQTLQMQKLDFVIPEIEKYL
- the rplK gene encoding 50S ribosomal protein L11 codes for the protein MAKKVVAEVRLQLPAGKATPAPPVGPALGQRGVNIMEFCKRFNAETADKAGMILPVIVTVYEDRSFTFVVKTPPASFLLKKAAGIEKGSGETKRKTVGKVTRKQIEEIAKIKMPDLTANDLEAAMRIIEGTAKSMGIEIVD
- the rplA gene encoding 50S ribosomal protein L1, whose product is MPKHSKRYEEIRKKVDRNKYYKLDEAIKLVKETATAKFDETIELHLVTNIDPKKTEQQVRGTIVLPHGTGKPVRVLVFAKGEKAEEAKRAGADYVGGEELVEKIANENFTDFDVAIATPDMMKVIGKLGKILGPKGLMPSPKSGTVTNDIEATVKEFKAGRIEIRNDKTGCIHLPVGKKSFDDSKLKENIIAAYSQILSMRPSGVKGQFIKKATISSTMGVGIKLDLADLNAAISKAA